One part of the Marichromatium purpuratum 984 genome encodes these proteins:
- a CDS encoding glycosyltransferase, protein MTEPAHIACFLSTSGHSGVDRLARHLLPAIARRGHRVDLLKVRGHGPELTEQPPGLRIIDLGTRHTLATLPALVRYLHREHPDVLLSDKDKVNRLALAARALARTPTRLVLRSGITISVDLASRGPLDRWVQRHSMGWLYRFADRVLVPSVGAADDMARYTGLPRERIHPVDSPIVPARLFTEQQPRPDHPWFADDAPPLILSVGELCSRKDFATLLRAFARVRAERPCRLMILGRGSARERLLRLADDLGVGADFALPGFVPEPYAYMAHAALLAFSSRWEGLPFVPVEALAVGTPVVSTDCPSGPREILQDGRYGPLVPVGDDAALAEAIKATLDDPLPKAVLREAAGRFEIERAVGGYLGGIERRAEDM, encoded by the coding sequence CACCTCGGGACACAGCGGCGTCGACCGGCTCGCCCGTCATCTGCTGCCGGCGATCGCCCGGCGCGGCCACCGCGTCGATCTGCTCAAAGTGCGCGGCCACGGCCCCGAACTCACCGAACAACCGCCGGGGCTGCGCATCATCGATCTCGGCACCCGCCACACCCTCGCCACCCTGCCCGCGCTGGTGCGCTATCTGCACCGCGAGCATCCCGACGTGTTGCTCTCCGACAAGGACAAGGTCAACCGTCTGGCACTCGCCGCGCGCGCGCTGGCACGCACCCCGACCCGATTGGTGCTGCGCTCGGGGATCACCATCTCGGTCGATCTCGCCTCGCGCGGGCCGCTCGATCGCTGGGTGCAACGTCACTCGATGGGCTGGCTCTACCGCTTCGCCGATCGCGTGCTAGTGCCGAGCGTCGGCGCCGCCGACGACATGGCCCGCTACACCGGCCTGCCGCGTGAGCGCATCCACCCGGTCGACTCGCCGATCGTCCCGGCGCGGCTGTTCACCGAGCAACAGCCACGTCCCGATCACCCCTGGTTCGCCGACGACGCCCCGCCGCTCATCCTCAGCGTCGGCGAGCTGTGCAGCCGCAAGGACTTCGCCACCCTGCTGCGCGCCTTCGCCCGGGTGCGCGCCGAGCGCCCCTGCCGACTGATGATCCTCGGTCGCGGCAGCGCCCGCGAGCGCCTGCTGCGCCTCGCCGACGACCTCGGCGTCGGCGCCGACTTCGCCCTCCCCGGCTTCGTCCCCGAGCCCTACGCCTACATGGCCCACGCCGCCCTGCTCGCCTTCTCCTCGCGCTGGGAGGGCCTGCCCTTCGTCCCCGTCGAGGCGCTAGCCGTCGGCACCCCGGTGGTCTCCACCGACTGCCCCAGCGGCCCGCGCGAGATCCTCCAGGACGGCCGCTACGGCCCCCTGGTCCCGGTCGGCGACGATGCGGCACTGGCCGAGGCGATCAAGGCGACGCTGGATGATCCGTTGCCGAAGGCGGTGTTGCGGGAGGCGGCGGGGCGGTTTGAGATTGAGCGGGCGGTTGGGGGGTATTTGGGGGGGATAGAGCGACGCGCGGAGGATATGTAA
- a CDS encoding ATP-dependent nuclease, with protein MHRISCIYIENFRACRNVTLPLDSYTPLVGQNNSGKSTILEAIRWVLKPSNLKNTDFYDKNKPVIVAACIDGIDDSVLDRIPHNRHRQAIEPYCRDRRLWIRVTAANTKSKSQEVWSVDECPQDGVPEHWQAYPTGLPQAVTALLPEPLHVQAMHDIGEDLGKAKTGTTIKGLLDEIMNPLLAAHDELTTALDTIRNVLTTGGEQRSDHLQQFDTSATDALDNFFPGLALDLDLQVVDIKDFFKAGDLHVTDKVSGDRRRFDQMGTGAQRAIQMALIRYLADVRRTEDNQISRRLLLIDEPELYLHPQGVRRLREALKKLSNTGFQVVFSTHSPLMLSRDNAPNTVIAGKTADNGVTVRKPLSQVIKDAIECAESQSQTLFELGSLVDIYFADRIILCEGKTERRLLPLTYERLYQRSPDLDNIAFVSVGGCNNFAKALSVLSAMDIRACAVADLDFAYTHARKSNLLKRDGTDLIDAKTALNRLQQEHNFTLHQNGLPKNSNQWTAADIWACFASDEEGRVIAQESHEALKAYHVWTWPQGCIEQVTGADDKGEDAIMEQENQLRAMSAAEIERQMPAFKACFDWIRSL; from the coding sequence ATGCACCGAATCAGCTGCATTTATATTGAAAACTTCCGCGCTTGCCGAAATGTCACCTTGCCGCTTGATAGCTATACCCCGCTAGTAGGGCAAAACAATTCCGGGAAATCTACGATACTGGAAGCAATTCGCTGGGTGTTAAAGCCAAGCAATCTCAAGAACACCGATTTTTATGATAAAAACAAGCCAGTCATTGTCGCGGCTTGTATTGATGGAATTGATGATTCGGTACTGGATCGCATTCCCCACAATAGGCACCGCCAAGCCATTGAGCCTTATTGCAGAGATAGAAGGCTCTGGATTCGGGTCACTGCGGCTAACACAAAGTCTAAAAGTCAGGAAGTTTGGAGTGTGGATGAATGCCCGCAAGATGGCGTTCCCGAGCACTGGCAGGCCTACCCTACCGGCCTCCCGCAAGCGGTGACGGCCCTTCTGCCAGAACCTCTTCATGTGCAGGCCATGCATGATATTGGTGAAGATCTTGGCAAGGCTAAAACCGGGACGACAATCAAGGGACTACTGGATGAGATCATGAATCCCTTGTTGGCGGCTCATGACGAGCTGACTACCGCGCTCGACACGATTCGCAATGTACTGACCACAGGTGGAGAGCAACGTTCCGATCACTTGCAGCAATTCGACACCAGTGCAACCGATGCACTGGATAATTTCTTCCCCGGTCTGGCGTTAGACCTGGATTTGCAGGTGGTAGACATCAAGGACTTCTTCAAGGCCGGTGACTTGCACGTCACCGATAAGGTCAGTGGTGATCGGCGCCGCTTTGATCAGATGGGTACTGGTGCCCAGCGGGCCATACAGATGGCCTTGATCCGCTATCTGGCAGATGTGCGCCGCACTGAGGATAATCAAATTTCCCGTCGTCTGCTGTTGATTGATGAGCCAGAACTCTACTTGCATCCTCAAGGTGTGCGGAGACTGCGTGAAGCCTTGAAGAAACTTTCCAATACAGGCTTCCAGGTTGTGTTCTCCACCCATTCCCCGCTCATGTTGAGTCGAGATAATGCACCCAATACTGTGATTGCAGGCAAAACGGCCGACAATGGCGTCACCGTTCGCAAGCCACTGAGTCAAGTTATTAAAGATGCCATTGAATGCGCTGAAAGCCAGTCACAGACACTGTTTGAACTGGGCAGCCTGGTCGATATTTATTTTGCGGATCGCATTATTCTCTGCGAAGGGAAAACGGAAAGAAGATTGTTACCCTTGACCTATGAGCGGCTTTACCAGCGCTCACCTGACCTGGATAACATTGCGTTTGTTTCCGTTGGTGGCTGCAACAATTTTGCTAAGGCTTTGTCCGTACTGAGCGCGATGGATATTCGCGCTTGTGCTGTAGCCGATCTGGACTTTGCCTATACCCACGCCAGGAAAAGCAACCTATTGAAACGTGATGGCACTGATTTAATCGACGCAAAGACTGCCCTCAACCGGCTGCAACAAGAGCACAATTTTACCTTGCATCAAAATGGGCTACCGAAAAATTCTAACCAATGGACTGCAGCAGATATATGGGCCTGCTTTGCATCGGATGAAGAAGGCCGAGTCATTGCCCAAGAAAGCCATGAAGCGCTGAAAGCTTATCATGTGTGGACCTGGCCTCAAGGCTGCATCGAACAGGTGACTGGCGCGGACGACAAAGGCGAAGACGCCATTATGGAACAGGAAAATCAATTGCGCGCCATGAGTGCCGCAGAAATAGAAAGACAGATGCCCGCTTTCAAAGCGTGCTTCGATTGGATCAGGAGTCTTTAG
- a CDS encoding transposase, whose amino-acid sequence MTRPRASLVSLSDTPWYHVVTRCVRRAYLCGFDRLTGRSFEHRRGWVELRLRQLAGVFAIDVAAYAVMSNHVHLVVRLDAERASQWSDEEVLRRWRCLFRGPVVVKRFLSPATRAGMTEAELEVIAGLIATYRARLADLSWFMRVLNESIARAANREDGVRGRFWEGRFRSQAILDETALLAVMAYVDLNPIRAGIAETPEASAHTGIAARIADLQGDGEEAEAAPQPRQGPSHPPPTPATASTPPETEDTEPTADARSAELWEAALNRLPPAPLMPFGNPAECPAVIPFTFDNYLILVDSLGRALHPRKRGAIPAELPDILTRLGIAPERFIKHAGFLLKGFGAAIGAPERMTALAAQRECRYLRGLSRARALFGSTQSMALVGAA is encoded by the coding sequence ATGACCCGTCCCCGCGCCTCGCTCGTTTCCTTGTCTGACACGCCCTGGTATCACGTCGTCACGCGGTGCGTGCGCCGGGCGTATCTGTGTGGCTTCGATCGGCTGACGGGGCGGAGCTTCGAGCATCGGCGCGGCTGGGTGGAGTTGCGGCTACGGCAGCTCGCCGGGGTGTTCGCGATCGATGTCGCGGCCTATGCGGTGATGAGTAATCACGTGCACCTGGTGGTGCGGCTCGATGCGGAGCGTGCTTCTCAGTGGTCGGATGAGGAGGTGTTACGGCGCTGGCGATGTCTGTTCCGAGGGCCGGTGGTGGTGAAGCGGTTCCTGTCGCCTGCGACGCGGGCGGGGATGACCGAGGCGGAGCTGGAGGTGATCGCAGGGTTGATCGCGACCTACCGGGCGCGACTGGCGGATCTCTCGTGGTTCATGCGGGTGTTGAACGAGTCGATCGCGCGGGCGGCGAATCGGGAGGACGGGGTGCGGGGGCGGTTCTGGGAGGGACGCTTTCGTTCACAGGCGATCCTCGACGAGACCGCGCTGCTGGCGGTGATGGCCTATGTCGATCTCAACCCGATTCGGGCGGGGATTGCGGAGACGCCGGAGGCGAGCGCGCACACCGGGATCGCGGCGCGGATCGCCGACTTGCAAGGGGACGGAGAGGAAGCAGAGGCGGCACCACAGCCCCGGCAAGGCCCATCGCATCCACCGCCCACCCCAGCGACAGCATCGACGCCGCCAGAGACCGAGGACACGGAGCCCACGGCAGACGCACGCAGCGCTGAACTCTGGGAAGCCGCCCTCAACCGTCTGCCACCTGCCCCACTGATGCCATTCGGCAACCCCGCCGAATGCCCCGCCGTCATCCCCTTCACCTTCGACAATTACCTGATCCTGGTCGACTCGCTCGGGCGCGCCCTGCATCCACGCAAGCGTGGCGCGATCCCGGCGGAGCTGCCCGACATCCTCACCCGGCTCGGCATCGCCCCCGAGCGCTTCATCAAGCACGCGGGTTTCCTGCTCAAGGGTTTCGGCGCGGCGATCGGTGCGCCGGAGCGAATGACGGCGCTCGCCGCACAGCGGGAATGTCGCTATCTGCGTGGGCTGAGTCGAGCCAGGGCGTTATTCGGGTCGACACAGAGTATGGCCTTGGTCGGTGCTGCCTGA
- a CDS encoding OmpP1/FadL family transporter, producing MNGKTLSGACCLGLLGALAATEAMATNGMALSGYGAISMGLGGASQAYDTGNYGAINNAATLSLMEEGHRFEIGASLMHIDATTRMSGMPELDSDADWFLMPNLSYVTKQGRWSYGIGAFSQGGMGADYGKDSYLSIDPNSGQPTGLRDHSEVMVGRLILPLAFQATDRLSVGASLDLVYGRMTMQQAMPSQALVDMMTPGQQTLGTARVDPNTAAGLGSANYAHFDFSKLDNWGLGGQIGLTYRATDRLVLGTSYQFETHMGDLDGDGSIQAGVGSNYSTLSGDVKIKDFQWPATFKAGLAFQASDKLLLVADIKHYAWSEVMDALRIRFRPDSGGYVDVDMTQDWDDQWVYSIGMQYSVNDALQLRAGFNYAADPVPEEYLQHLGEAITESHLMLGLGYRISPHQRVDVAYTHAFENEETNTNPLVGLTSSLAQDTLSINYSHRF from the coding sequence ATGAATGGAAAGACTCTGTCCGGAGCCTGTTGTCTCGGGCTCCTGGGGGCCCTGGCCGCGACCGAGGCCATGGCGACCAACGGCATGGCGTTATCCGGTTATGGTGCGATTTCGATGGGGTTGGGCGGTGCCTCGCAGGCATACGACACGGGTAACTATGGCGCGATCAACAATGCCGCCACGCTATCGCTGATGGAAGAAGGACACCGCTTCGAGATCGGTGCCAGCCTGATGCATATCGATGCCACCACCAGGATGAGCGGGATGCCGGAGCTTGACTCTGACGCGGACTGGTTCCTCATGCCGAACCTCAGCTATGTCACCAAGCAAGGACGCTGGTCCTACGGGATTGGCGCCTTTAGTCAGGGGGGCATGGGCGCCGACTACGGCAAGGACAGCTATCTCTCCATCGACCCCAACTCGGGGCAGCCGACCGGTCTGCGTGATCACAGCGAAGTGATGGTCGGACGACTGATCCTGCCGCTGGCGTTTCAGGCCACCGATCGACTCAGCGTCGGCGCGAGTCTCGATCTCGTCTATGGGCGCATGACCATGCAGCAGGCGATGCCGAGCCAGGCGCTGGTCGACATGATGACACCGGGGCAGCAGACTCTGGGTACCGCGCGAGTCGATCCGAACACTGCCGCCGGGTTGGGAAGCGCGAACTACGCGCATTTCGACTTCAGCAAGCTCGACAACTGGGGGCTCGGGGGGCAGATCGGCCTGACCTACAGGGCTACTGATCGACTGGTATTGGGTACCAGCTATCAGTTCGAGACACATATGGGAGATCTGGACGGCGACGGCAGCATCCAGGCGGGTGTCGGCAGCAACTACTCGACCCTCTCGGGGGATGTGAAGATCAAGGACTTCCAGTGGCCCGCGACCTTCAAGGCCGGGTTGGCGTTTCAGGCCAGCGACAAGCTGCTGCTGGTCGCCGATATCAAGCACTACGCCTGGTCTGAGGTGATGGATGCGCTGCGAATCCGTTTCCGTCCCGACAGCGGTGGCTATGTCGATGTCGACATGACCCAGGACTGGGACGATCAGTGGGTCTACTCGATCGGTATGCAGTACAGCGTCAACGATGCGCTACAGCTCAGGGCGGGCTTCAACTATGCTGCCGATCCCGTCCCCGAGGAATACCTCCAGCACTTGGGCGAGGCGATCACCGAGAGCCACTTGATGCTTGGTTTGGGGTATCGGATCAGCCCGCATCAGCGTGTCGATGTTGCCTACACCCACGCCTTCGAGAACGAGGAGACCAACACCAACCCCCTAGTCGGCTTGACCAGCAGTCTGGCCCAGGACACCCTGAGCATCAACTACTCGCATCGTTTCTGA
- a CDS encoding META domain-containing protein — MRYPTILLIALLCSVSSLALAESSPLAGTAWRLVEIQSMDDQVYVPEEGAEYSLELHDDGMVAIRADCQLGTGTWASDTPGQLRFGAIATTRALCPPGSLSERYLAQFQWVRSYVIEGGHLFLATMADGSIIELAPVEGSPPVAIVLGEIMRDLDGTALQRIVLDRLFERYGVEQGIEVESAEVMNLLARLRVGRMTEGLGDVGPMTPAEAERVAAMRRDMAHALIHRWKINRALYQQYGPEPLDAYRMFLDER, encoded by the coding sequence ATGAGATATCCGACCATTCTGCTGATCGCGCTGCTGTGCAGCGTCAGCTCGCTGGCGCTGGCCGAGTCCTCGCCCCTGGCGGGGACGGCCTGGAGGCTGGTCGAGATCCAGTCGATGGACGATCAGGTCTATGTCCCCGAGGAGGGCGCCGAGTACAGTCTCGAACTGCACGATGACGGCATGGTGGCCATTCGCGCCGACTGCCAGCTCGGTACCGGTACCTGGGCGTCGGACACGCCCGGTCAGCTGCGCTTCGGCGCCATCGCGACGACCCGGGCGCTGTGCCCACCGGGCTCCCTGTCCGAGCGCTATCTGGCGCAGTTCCAATGGGTGCGGAGCTATGTCATCGAGGGCGGACACCTCTTCCTCGCCACCATGGCCGACGGCTCCATCATCGAACTGGCACCGGTCGAGGGGTCGCCCCCCGTGGCGATCGTGCTCGGCGAGATCATGCGCGACCTCGACGGCACCGCGTTGCAGCGCATCGTCCTCGATCGGCTGTTCGAACGCTATGGCGTCGAGCAGGGTATCGAGGTCGAGTCTGCCGAGGTCATGAATTTGCTCGCACGCTTGCGCGTGGGCAGGATGACCGAGGGATTGGGCGACGTGGGGCCGATGACTCCGGCGGAGGCCGAGCGAGTCGCTGCCATGCGCCGTGACATGGCGCACGCGCTGATCCATCGGTGGAAGATCAACAGGGCGCTGTATCAGCAGTACGGACCGGAGCCGCTGGACGCCTATCGGATGTTCCTCGACGAGCGGTAG
- a CDS encoding glutamate decarboxylase produces the protein MVTRKIESISPEEQDALLAPAYARRRMLEGVPRYRLPEHEMAPETAHDLIHDELMLDGNARLNLATFVTTWMEPQAERLMAEAFDKNLIDKDEYPRTAEIEARCVNIVSDLFHAPEQGVGASAIGSSEAVMLAGMALKWRWRARRRARGEDTHRPNLILGANVQVVWEKFCRYWDVEPRYIPMEKGRYVITPEEVIARTDAHTIGVVAILGTTFTGEYEPIEAIHAALEAQNATTGWEIPMHVDAASGGFVAPFLDPELVWDFRLPLVKSINVSGHKYGLVYPGVGWVVWRSHEDLPEELIFRVNYLGGDMPTFTLNFSRPGNQVVGQYYNFLRLGRAGYTQVMTALREVATGLARGVADLGPFELVSDASTIPVFAFKLRDEITDYSVFDISHKLRESGWQVPAYTMPEHAESVAVLRVVVREGFSADLAELLLADLAKAVAHFEGLRAHDPAPPTPSFAH, from the coding sequence ATGGTGACGCGAAAGATCGAGTCGATCAGCCCCGAGGAGCAGGATGCACTGCTCGCGCCGGCCTATGCACGACGGCGGATGCTGGAGGGGGTACCGCGATACCGTCTGCCGGAGCACGAGATGGCCCCCGAGACGGCCCATGACCTGATCCACGACGAGCTGATGCTCGACGGCAACGCCCGGCTCAACCTGGCCACCTTCGTCACCACCTGGATGGAGCCCCAGGCCGAGCGGCTGATGGCCGAGGCCTTCGACAAGAACCTGATCGACAAGGACGAGTACCCGCGCACCGCCGAGATCGAGGCGCGCTGCGTCAACATCGTCTCCGATCTCTTCCACGCCCCCGAGCAGGGGGTCGGCGCCTCGGCGATCGGCTCGAGCGAAGCGGTGATGCTCGCCGGGATGGCGCTGAAGTGGCGCTGGCGCGCGCGTCGCCGCGCCCGCGGCGAGGACACCCATCGCCCCAACCTGATCCTCGGCGCCAATGTCCAGGTGGTGTGGGAGAAGTTCTGTCGTTACTGGGATGTCGAGCCGCGCTACATCCCGATGGAGAAGGGCCGTTATGTCATCACCCCGGAGGAGGTGATCGCCCGCACCGATGCGCACACCATCGGCGTGGTCGCCATCCTCGGCACCACCTTCACCGGGGAGTACGAGCCGATCGAAGCGATCCACGCCGCGCTGGAGGCGCAGAACGCCACCACCGGCTGGGAGATCCCGATGCACGTCGACGCCGCCAGCGGCGGCTTCGTCGCCCCCTTTCTCGACCCCGAGCTGGTGTGGGACTTCCGCCTGCCGCTGGTCAAGTCGATCAACGTCTCGGGGCACAAGTACGGCCTGGTCTATCCCGGCGTCGGCTGGGTGGTGTGGCGCAGCCACGAGGACCTGCCCGAGGAGCTGATCTTCCGGGTCAACTATCTCGGCGGCGACATGCCAACCTTCACCCTCAACTTCTCCCGCCCCGGCAACCAGGTGGTGGGTCAGTACTACAACTTCCTGCGCCTGGGGCGCGCCGGCTACACCCAGGTAATGACGGCGCTGCGCGAGGTGGCCACGGGGCTGGCGCGCGGCGTCGCCGACCTCGGCCCCTTCGAGCTGGTCAGCGACGCCAGCACCATCCCGGTGTTCGCCTTCAAGCTGCGCGACGAGATCACCGACTACAGCGTCTTCGACATCTCCCACAAGCTGCGCGAGAGCGGCTGGCAGGTGCCCGCCTACACCATGCCCGAGCACGCCGAGTCGGTCGCGGTGCTGCGCGTGGTGGTGCGCGAGGGCTTCAGCGCCGATCTCGCCGAGCTGCTGCTCGCCGACCTCGCCAAGGCCGTCGCCCACTTCGAGGGGCTGCGCGCACACGACCCGGCGCCGCCCACGCCCAGCTTCGCCCACTGA
- a CDS encoding linear amide C-N hydrolase translates to MSKRTTTVVAACLAAGIGLPQGGEACTRTLYVGDDETVITGRNMDWMQSMETALWVFPRGMARDGRAGPDSPSWVSKYGSLVVSSYDLASSDGMNEKGLVANLLYLAESDYGEDSALPPLSIALWAQYALDNYATVAEAVRGLTEQPLRVVAKDLPNGKPAALHLSLSDPSGDSAILEYLDGELVIHHGPEFKVMTNSPPYDQQLAIDTYWQGVGGMAFLPGTVRAADRYARASFLLDAVPKSLDNDYLDAVPGHSYANQAVAQVLSVQRAVSVPLGISVAQQPNLASTLWSVAADQKNRVYYFSSATTPNTFWVALDDLDFSPGAEVKTLPVDGGYVYAGNAAARFTAAEPFAFMDVSGND, encoded by the coding sequence ATGAGCAAGCGCACCACGACCGTCGTCGCGGCCTGTCTGGCCGCCGGCATCGGCCTGCCCCAGGGCGGTGAGGCCTGTACCCGCACCCTCTATGTCGGCGACGACGAGACGGTGATCACCGGGCGCAACATGGACTGGATGCAGTCGATGGAGACCGCGCTCTGGGTGTTCCCGCGCGGCATGGCGCGCGATGGTCGGGCGGGACCGGACTCGCCGAGCTGGGTGTCGAAGTACGGCAGCCTGGTGGTCTCGTCCTACGACCTGGCGAGCAGTGACGGCATGAACGAGAAGGGACTGGTGGCCAACCTGCTCTATCTGGCGGAGTCCGACTACGGCGAGGACAGCGCGCTGCCGCCGCTCTCGATCGCGCTCTGGGCGCAGTACGCGCTCGACAACTATGCCACCGTCGCCGAGGCGGTGCGGGGGCTGACCGAGCAGCCGCTGCGGGTGGTCGCCAAGGACCTGCCCAACGGCAAGCCCGCCGCGCTCCATCTCTCGCTCTCCGACCCCAGTGGCGACTCGGCGATCCTCGAGTACCTCGACGGCGAGCTGGTCATCCATCATGGGCCGGAGTTCAAGGTCATGACCAATTCGCCGCCCTACGATCAGCAGCTGGCGATCGATACCTATTGGCAGGGGGTCGGCGGTATGGCCTTCCTGCCCGGCACGGTGCGCGCCGCCGATCGCTATGCGCGCGCCTCCTTCCTGCTCGATGCGGTACCCAAGTCGCTCGACAACGACTATCTCGACGCCGTGCCCGGTCACTCCTATGCCAACCAGGCCGTTGCCCAGGTGCTCTCGGTGCAGCGCGCCGTCTCGGTGCCGCTGGGCATCAGCGTCGCGCAGCAGCCCAACCTCGCCTCGACCCTGTGGTCGGTCGCCGCCGACCAGAAGAACCGGGTCTATTACTTCTCCTCGGCGACCACGCCCAACACCTTCTGGGTCGCGCTCGACGACCTCGACTTCTCACCCGGGGCCGAGGTCAAGACCCTGCCGGTCGACGGCGGCTATGTCTATGCCGGCAACGCCGCAGCGCGTTTCACCGCCGCCGAGCCCTTCGCCTTCATGGACGTCTCCGGCAACGACTGA
- a CDS encoding glycosyltransferase, whose amino-acid sequence MTPATPSQPSPRPVCLFIPSFGDGGVERMMVNIARGIAGHGHPVDFVVNDAGAPFVDTLPPEVRVHVLAASGLRARTRFLAELVARTRPAAVLTAKTRDDRVALAVKRRLGGDTRYVLRPGTAMSERWRARGKGWLWRWRETRRLRALYRRADAVVAVSDGVAEDIVAITGIPRERVRVIRNPNITPELAALAAAEVDHPWFAPGAEPVIMGVGGLRTQKDFETLIRAFARVRETRPCRLLILGEGRQRERLLRLAAELGVAEAVALPGFESNPYRFLARAALFALSSRWEGSPNVLTEALALGTPVVATDCRSGPREITRGGEYGPLVAVGDVAALAEAIERTLDRPLPAERLREAVAEYRLETSAGRYLEVFGLR is encoded by the coding sequence ATGACCCCAGCGACCCCCAGCCAGCCGAGCCCCCGCCCCGTGTGTCTCTTCATCCCCAGCTTCGGTGACGGCGGGGTGGAGCGGATGATGGTCAACATCGCCCGCGGGATTGCCGGGCACGGCCATCCGGTCGACTTCGTGGTCAACGACGCCGGGGCGCCCTTCGTCGACACCCTGCCACCCGAGGTGCGGGTACATGTGCTCGCGGCGAGCGGGCTGCGTGCGCGCACCCGTTTCCTCGCCGAGCTGGTCGCGCGCACCCGCCCGGCGGCGGTGCTCACCGCCAAGACCCGCGACGACCGGGTCGCGCTCGCGGTCAAGCGTCGGCTCGGCGGCGACACCCGCTACGTGCTGCGTCCCGGCACCGCGATGAGCGAGCGCTGGCGCGCCCGCGGCAAGGGCTGGCTGTGGCGCTGGCGCGAGACGCGCCGGCTGCGCGCGCTCTATCGCCGCGCCGACGCGGTGGTGGCGGTCTCCGACGGCGTGGCCGAGGACATCGTCGCCATCACCGGCATTCCGCGCGAGCGGGTGCGGGTGATCCGCAACCCCAACATCACCCCGGAGCTGGCGGCGCTGGCCGCGGCCGAGGTCGATCACCCGTGGTTCGCGCCCGGCGCCGAGCCGGTGATCATGGGGGTCGGTGGGCTGCGTACCCAGAAGGACTTCGAGACCCTGATCCGCGCCTTCGCCCGGGTGCGCGAGACACGCCCCTGTCGGCTGCTGATCCTCGGCGAGGGCCGTCAGCGCGAGCGCTTGCTGCGTCTGGCCGCCGAGCTGGGGGTGGCGGAGGCGGTGGCGCTGCCCGGGTTCGAGTCCAACCCCTATCGCTTCCTCGCCCGCGCCGCGCTGTTCGCGCTGTCCTCGCGTTGGGAGGGCTCGCCCAACGTGCTCACCGAGGCGCTCGCGCTCGGCACCCCGGTGGTCGCCACCGACTGTCGCAGCGGTCCGCGCGAGATCACCCGTGGCGGCGAGTACGGCCCGCTGGTCGCCGTCGGCGACGTCGCGGCGCTGGCCGAGGCGATCGAGCGCACCCTCGACCGGCCGCTGCCCGCCGAGCGGTTACGCGAGGCGGTCGCCGAGTACCGTCTGGAGACCAGCGCCGGGCGCTACCTGGAGGTCTTCGGGCTGCGCTGA
- the waaF gene encoding lipopolysaccharide heptosyltransferase II: MSPSPDPNAPRILLVRLSAIGDVVFASPLVAALRRSHPRAHIAWLVQPECAPLLAQHPDLDEVIPCPLNRWRRLVRERRLGTLARELRAMRAALRARRFDRAIDLQGLLKSGMLTWFSGAPERIGLGSREGSQWLMTRTVARDGPYKRIGSEYLHLARTLDLAVEPFAMAVHHGEAERARVAELVAPAGAGARLVALSPFTTRPQKHWIESRWADLAERLHQALGLTPVLLGGPGDREAAARIVARCKTPLLDLAGATSLTEAAALIDRAALAVAVDTGLGHIGIAMNTPSLLLFGSTCPYLDTTRDNARVLYHPRPCSPCKRHPSCDGRFDCMREITVEAVVEAARELLADD, from the coding sequence ATGTCTCCAAGCCCCGATCCCAACGCCCCGCGCATCCTGCTGGTGCGCCTCTCGGCCATCGGCGACGTGGTCTTCGCCTCGCCGCTGGTCGCGGCGCTGCGCCGCAGCCATCCACGCGCCCACATCGCCTGGCTGGTCCAACCTGAGTGCGCGCCGCTGCTCGCCCAGCACCCCGACCTCGACGAGGTGATCCCCTGCCCGCTCAACCGCTGGCGCAGACTGGTGCGCGAGCGTCGCCTGGGCACGCTCGCGCGCGAGCTGCGCGCGATGCGCGCCGCGTTGCGCGCGCGCCGCTTCGATCGCGCCATCGACCTCCAGGGGCTGCTCAAGAGCGGCATGCTGACCTGGTTCAGCGGCGCGCCCGAGCGCATCGGTCTGGGCTCGCGCGAGGGCAGCCAGTGGCTGATGACCCGCACCGTGGCGCGCGACGGCCCCTACAAGCGCATCGGCTCCGAATACCTGCACCTGGCCCGGACCCTCGATCTCGCCGTCGAGCCCTTCGCGATGGCGGTGCACCACGGTGAGGCCGAGCGCGCGCGCGTCGCCGAGCTGGTCGCGCCGGCCGGGGCCGGGGCGCGGCTGGTCGCGCTCAGCCCCTTCACCACCCGACCACAGAAGCACTGGATCGAGTCGCGCTGGGCGGACCTCGCCGAACGGCTGCACCAGGCGCTGGGGCTCACCCCGGTACTGCTCGGCGGCCCCGGCGACCGCGAGGCCGCGGCACGGATCGTCGCACGCTGCAAGACACCGCTGCTCGATCTCGCCGGCGCCACCAGCCTCACCGAGGCCGCCGCACTGATCGACCGCGCGGCGCTCGCGGTGGCGGTCGACACCGGGCTCGGCCACATCGGCATCGCCATGAACACCCCGAGCCTGCTGCTGTTCGGCTCGACCTGTCCCTATCTCGACACCACCCGCGACAACGCCCGGGTGCTCTATCACCCGCGCCCCTGCTCGCCGTGCAAACGCCACCCGAGCTGTGACGGACGCTTCGACTGCATGCGCGAGATCACCGTCGAGGCGGTGGTCGAGGCCGCCCGCGAGCTGCTCGCCGATGACTGA